From Balaenoptera acutorostrata chromosome 8, mBalAcu1.1, whole genome shotgun sequence, the proteins below share one genomic window:
- the NEU4 gene encoding LOW QUALITY PROTEIN: sialidase-4 (The sequence of the model RefSeq protein was modified relative to this genomic sequence to represent the inferred CDS: inserted 6 bases in 5 codons; deleted 1 base in 1 codon): MPVSPTEVSCGPWWRPDPSTALLEVAWLAGRSWILTQPWGTASSQLPATEWALVSACERVGEASTPAAAPQPALRGPVGVALLDFPTSPSLAQEPGGQGGGSPTSQMSRWGLEFRTLICRRAAGTPLGSAEHGAPRVPARTVLFQGKRAGLTYRVPSLLPVPPGPTLLAFAEQRLSPDDAHAHRLVQRTGTLAGGPVRWGTARVLGAAALDEHRSRNPCPVHVARTAXVFLFIAVRGRTREAAQIAAGENAARLCCVTSRDAGRSWGGARDLTAEAVGGAEQDWATFAVGSSHGVRLGSGRLLVLAYTYRVDRRECFGEICGTDPHSFXRTWHHGGLVPNLRSGEGQLAVVDRGLAGGILYCNACSPLGSHVQVLSVDEGASFLPGELVLALAETAGGCQGSIVGFPAPPSSRLEDEGCSMGTRNPLHLPHLCPGPQEPPEKEGAGDTRGGGGLGGTEGCGDGLGEPGPGPGLDGDRGAWTPELPVPXSALSQSPTWLLYSHPVGRRAQLHMGIRLSRSSXDPHSGTEPWATHEGPSGYSDLASIRPTPERALTFACLYESGTGVSYEEISFCMFSLQEVLGNVRAAPXHPSLGDKPPGRCRPS, encoded by the exons ATGCCCGTGTCCCCCACGGAGGTCAGCTGTGGCCCCTGGTGGCGGCCCGACCCCAGCACAGCCTTGTTGGAGG TCGCATGGCTGGCGGGACGGTCCTGGATCCTGACGCAGCCCTGGGGCAcggccagctcccagctcccggcCACGGAGTGGGCCCTTGTCTCTGCCTGTGAGCGGGTCGGAGAGGCAAGCACTCCTGCAGCCGCCCCGCAGCCAGCTCTGCGGGGCCCG GTAGGGgtggctctgctggacttccccACGTCCCCCAGCCTTGCTCAGGAGCCCGGGGGGCAGGGTGGCGGGTCCCCTACCTCGCAAATGTCCCGCTGGGGCCTGGAGTTCAGGACCCTTATCTGCAGGAGAGCTGCTGGGACCCCCCTTGGGTCAGCAG AGCATGGGGCCCCGCGTGTCCCCGCGCGGACCGTGCTCTTCCAGGGCAAGAGGGCCGGCCTGACGTACCGCGTGCCCTCACTGCTGCCTGTGCCCCCTGGGCCCACCCTGCTGGCCTTCGCGGAGCAGCGGCTGAGCCCCGACGACGCCCACGCCCACCGCCTGGTGCAGAGGACCGGCACGCTGGCTGGGGGCCCCGTGCGG TGGGGCACCGCGCGCGTGCTGGGGGCGGCGGCCCTGGACGAGCACCGCTCCAGGAACCCCTGCCCGGTGCACGTCGCGCGCACGGC AGTCTtcctcttcatcgccgtgcgcggccGCACCCGCGAGGCCGCGCAGATCGCTGCGGGCGAGAACGCCGCGCGCCTCTGCTGCGTGACCAGCCGGGACGCGGGGCGCAGCTGGGGTGGCGCGCGGGACCTCACGGCGGAGGCAGTGGGCGGCGCCGAGCAGG ACTGGGCCACGTTTGCTGTCGGCTCCAGCCATGGCGTGCGGCTGGGCTCGGGCCGCCTGCTGGTGCTGGCCTACACGTACCGCGTGGACCGGCGAGAGTGCTTCGGTGAGATCTGTGGGACCGACCCCCACTCCT GCCGCACCTGGCACCACGGGGGCCTCGTGCCCAACCTGCGCTCGGGCGAGGGCCAGTTGGCGGTGGTGGACAGAGGGCTGGCCGGGGGCATCCTCTACTGCAATGCCTGCAGCCCCCTGGGCAGCCATGTGCAGGTGCTCAGTGTAGACGAGGGCGCCTCCTTCCTGCCTGGGGAGCTGGTACTTGCCCTGGCCGAGACCGCCGGGGGCTGCCAGGGCAGCATTGTGGGCTTTCCGGCCCCGCCCTCCAGCAGGCTGGAGGATGAGGGGTGCTCCATGGGTACCAGGAACCCCCTCCACCTTCCACAcctctgccctgggccccaggAACCCCCAGAG AAGGAGGGCGCTGGAGACACCcgagggggcggggggctgggtgGGACAGAGGGATGTGGGGATGGCCTCGGTGagcctggcccagggcctgggctTGATGGGGACAGGGGGGCCTGGACCCCCGAGCTCCCGGTCC CCTCGGCCTTGTCTCAGAGCCCCACGTGGCTGCTGTATTCCCACCCGGTGGGGCGCAGGGCACAGCTCCACATGGGCATCCGCCTGAGCCGGTCCT CGGACCCCCACAGCGGCACGGAGCCCTGGGCGACCCACGAGGGCCCCAGTGGCTACTCTGACCTGGCATCCATCAGGCCCACCCCCGAGAGAGCCCTGACCTTCGCCTGTCTGTATGAGAGTGGGACCGGGGTCTCCTACGAGGAGATCTCCTTCTGCATGTTCTCCCTGCAGGAGGTCCTGGGGAACGTGAGGGCGGCGC GGCATCCCAGCCTTGGGGACAAGCCTCCGGGGCGCTGCCGGCCCTCCTGA
- the PDCD1 gene encoding programmed cell death protein 1, producing MGIPRALWPLVWAVLQLGWQPGWLLDAPSRPWSTPTFSPARLTVPEGANATFTCSFSSKPEHFVLNWYRMSPSNQTDKLAAFPEDRSQPGRDRRFHVTPLPGGRRFHMSILAAQRNDSGVYFCGAIYLPPKTQINESRPAELTVTEGVLELPTERPSPPPRPEGQLQGLVTGITSALLGVLLLLLLTWVLAAVFLWATRGNAPPPLGDRRAVPPSLPKKEGSPAGPACTVDYGELDFQWREETPEPPAPCVPEQTEYATIVFPGRPGSPGRRASADSPQGPRPLRTEDGHCSWPL from the exons ATGGGGATCCCGCGGGCACTGTGGCCACTCGTCTGGGCCGTGCTGCAGCTGGGCTGGCAGCCAGGATGGCTCCTAG ATGCCCCCAGCAGGCCCTGGAGCACCCCCACCTTCTCCCCGGCCCGGCTCACTGTGCCCGAGGGGGCGAACGCCACCTTCACCTGCAGCTTCTCCAGCAAGCCCGAGCACTTCGTCCTCAACTGGTACCGCATGAGCCCCAGCAACCAGACGGACAAGCTGGCCGCCTTCCCCGAGGACCGCAGCCAGCCTGGCCGGGACCGGCGTTTCCACGTCACACCGCTGCCCGGCGGGCGACGCTTCCACATGAGCATCCTGGCCGCCCAGCGCAATGACAGCGGCGTCTACTTCTGTGGGGCCATCTACCTGCCCCCCAAGACGCAGATCAACGAGAGCCGGCCTGCGGAGCTCACGGTGACAG AGGGAGTCCTGGAGCTGCCCACAGAgcgccccagccccccacccaggCCCGAAGGCCAGTTGCAGGGCCTGGTCACCGGCATCACAAGCGCCCTGCTGGGggttctgctgctgctgctgctgacctGGGTCCTGGCGGCCGTCTTCCTCTGGGCCACTCGAGGTAATGCCCCGCCG CCCCTCGGAGACCGACGAGccgtccctccctctctccccaagaAGGAGGGCTCCCCCGCCGGGCCTGCGTGCACCGTGGACTACGGGGAGCTGGACTTCCAGTGGCGAGAGGAGACCCCGGAGCCCCCGGCCCCCTGTGTCCCTGAGCAGACCGAGTACGCCACCATCGTCTTCCCGGGCAGGCCGGGCTCCCCAGGCCGCAGGGCTTCCGCAGACAGCCCGCAGGGGCCCCGGCCTCTGAGGACTGAGGACGGACACTGCTCCTGGCCCCTCTGA
- the RTP5 gene encoding receptor-transporting protein 5 encodes MDGVDVWASTLAQLMAKRKPQDTWELVPEENLASGHLDSSGFQYRLRGLSRLQCGRCQWGWSSAHVHILFHLWWDEDARQGLVKMRTWAQRCRLCPPGGAACQVSLLNVRLFLNKLVQSIVQKCYGEGPGSDQCPEICFGEHCEACDLGVCFFQKPPDPAWGPEVKSPSTIKGRFTLYGGSNVDAPTASQQLRTLGCGLVVDRSRGYTPNSITVPLSVADFIKNPLSEGRDFFGEDEEIVTVPFSLVRKDKGPVADPAGPLIVGRGSLYLPTSSKATSKGKRFPVNIKAPVFHGKGLLLSGTKEMTGFIYKGHGCVSDPDEDENEDEDADDGWGPAFGSSGPIIEVTEGNGLRPMTYIIGLMNNGEGSVTFPSSLTNVVLEGEDPFDLIYGSLTFPFIFADKGKGGASSAGVTEGKGKEDGDSGPATAGREPLPGTNAGGPVPISEGSVTIPFSVLSIIQSKGSGNDASGPQSNGLATHGFSKKQRQPGPRAGKSGPGSYWEEDFCWAEGFCFDPYEEVWIWVSMTVCILWIMYLYKFSPDHSPRV; translated from the exons ATGGACGGCGTGGATGTGTGGGCCAGCACCTTGGCCCAGCTGATGGCCAAGAGGAAGCCCCAGGACACCTGGGAGCTGGTCCCCGAGGAGAACCTGGCCTCAGGGCACCTGGACAGCAGCGGTTTCCAGTACCGGCTGCGGGGGCTCTCGAG gctCCAGTGTGGCCGCTGCCAGTGGGGCTGGTCCTCGGCCCACGTGCACATCCTCTTCCACCTGTGGTGGGACGAGGATGCCCGGCAGGGGCTGGTGAAGATGCGCACCTGGGCCCAGCGGTGCCGGCTGTGCCCGCCGGGCGGGGCCGCCTGCCAGGTCAGCCTGCTCAACGTGCGGCTCTTCCTCAACAAGCTGGTGCAGTCCATCGTGCAGAAGTGCTACGGGGAGGGCCCAGGCTCCGACCAGTGCCCCGAGATCTGCTTCGGTGAGCACTGCGAGGCCTGCGACCTGGGGGTCTGCTTCTTCCAGAAGCCCCCGGACCCCGCCTGGGGGCCCGAGGTCAAGAGCCCCAGCACCATCAAGGGCAGGTTCACCCTGTATGGCGGCAGCAACGTGGACGCCCCCACCGCCAGCCAACAGCTGCGCACGCTTGGCTGCGGGCTTGTGGTGGACCGCTCCAGGGGCTACACCCCCAACTCCATCACGGTCCCCCTCTCCGTGGCCGACTTCATCAAGAACCCCCTCTCCGAGGGCAGGGACTTCTTCGGCGAGGATGAGGAGATCGTCACTGTCCCCTTCTCCCTTGTGCGCAAGGACAAGGGGCCCGTGGCCGACCCCGCCGGGCCGCTCATCGTCGGCAGGGGCTCCCTCTACCTGCCCACCAGTTCCAAGGCCACGTCCAAAGGCAAACGCTTCCCGGTGAACATCAAAGCCCCCGTCTTCCACGGCAAAGGCCTCCTCCTCAGCGGCACCAAGGAGATGACGGGCTTCATCTACAAAGGCCACGGCTGCGTCTCCGACCCTGATGAAGATGAAAATGAAGACGAAGATGCAGATGACGGCTGGGGCCCCGCGTTCGGCAGCAGCGGTCCCATCATTGAAGTCACTGAGGGAAACGGCCTGCGGCCAATGACCTACATCATCGGCCTCATGAACAACGGGGAGGGCTCCGTCACCTTCCCCTCTTCCTTGACCAATGTGGTCCTTGAAGGCGAGGACCCCTTTGACCTCATCTACGGCTCCCTCACCTTCCCTTTCATCTTCGCCGACAAGGGCAAAGGCGGGGCTTCCTCTGCTGGCGTCACCGAAGGCAAAGGGAAGGAGGATGGCGACAGCGGCCCTGCCACCGCTGGCCGTGAGCCCCTTCCAGGGACCAATGCCGGTGGCCCCGTCCCCATCAGCGAGGGCTCCGTCACTATCCCCTTCTCCGTCCTCAGTATCATTCAGAGCAAGGGCTCTGGCAACGATGCCAGTGGCCCTCAAAGCAATGGCCTTGCCACCCATGGCTTTTCCAAGAAGCAGAGGCAGCCGGGGCCCAGGGCGGGCAAGTCCGGCCCTGGGTCCTACTGGGAGGAGGACTTCTGCTGGGCCGAAGGCTTCTGCTTTGACCCCTACGAAGAAGTCTGGATCTGGGTCTCCATGACCGTCTGCATCCTCTGGATAATGTACCTGTACAAGTTCAGCCCTGACCACTCCCCACGGGTGTGA